Genomic segment of Spirochaetota bacterium:
GTCGGGTATGGACGGACTTGCGAAGGAGATACACCGCCGCGGTTTCAAGGCGGGGCTCTGGCTCGCGCCGCTCATGGTGGAGCCGGCCGCACCGCTCTATCAGCGTACGCCGGAATGTCTCCTCAAGGACTCACGGGGCAATCCCTATCTCATCAATCTCGGTCATACGCGCACGTTCTACGGGCTCGATGTCTCGGTGAAGAAGTCGCAGGAATTCCTCCGCGATACGTTCCGCCGAGTGCGCGACTGGGGATACGATTATCTCAAGCTTGATTTTCTCTATAATCAAGCCGGTGTGCTCGAAAGCGGTGCGCACGCTGCCGACGCATCATGGAGCACGAATCGACATGTGGCCGAAGCGCTGTCCATTATCCGCGATGCTGTCGGCAAAGACGTGTTCATCCTGGCCTGCAATCCCCTCTATGAGCTCGGCGATGCGAACATCAACGAAGCGCGCATGACCGGTGATATCGCAAGTTTCTGGGAGAACAGCGAACTTGCATTACAGGCGCTTGCGGCGCGGTTTTTCATGCTGAAAACGTGGATGCTCGGTGACCCCGATTTCACCATCGTACGTGTGCCGGGAAAAACGTGGGCGGACGGCGCTGAACGATTCCATGTGCAGATGGCGGCCAATCGTGAGCAGGACCCGAACAGCGGATGGCGGCGCGGCCCCGCTTGGGACGAAGAGGGGATGAAATTCGCGCTTGCCGTCGTGATACTGAGCGGCGGGAGCATCATTCTCGGCGATCACATACCGCAGCTCAATGAGCGCGGACTTTCGTACATAAAAAAGGCCCTCGAATACGGACGCGGCGAGCCGGGGTATCCGCTCGATCTGAACGGGAAACAGTATCTTCCCTGCGTGTTCCGCAATGACAGGCTTATCGCGTTCTTCAATCCGTTCCCCACTCCCCACGTCTTCGATGTCCCGGGCATCCGTGCAGGCAAGGAAATATTCACGGGGGACATGTGCCGTGATATCGTGACAGTGCCGCCGAGAGCGGTACGCATGTTCGAACTGAGATGATGAAAAAACCGCCGATCATTCTTATCACTACCGATCAGCATCGGTTCGACGCCCTCGGGTGCAACGGCAATACGCAGATACGCACACCGCATATCGACGCCCTTGCATGTGACGGGGTCAATTTCACCAATGCCATCGTTCAGAATACGGTATGTATCCCCTCGCGTGCATGCCTTCAGACCGGACGCTATACGCATCAGCACGGCGTGACCTACATGGAACAGGAGATAGATACAACGCCCGGCCTGCCGCCGTGGGAAAAGACGTTCATGGAGCATATGCAGGATAACGGGTATTGCACTGCCGCGACAGGCAAGATACACATGTATCCCGAGAAGGGTTTCCACTATCATGATCTCACCGGCGGCAAAGGGATGCGCTGGACGCAGTCGACCGGTCAGCCGATAGGTCCTGCACCGCTCGGTCCGAATTACGCCGCATGGCTTGAGAAGAAGCGTCCGGGCGCATACGAGGAGATATACAAAGCACGGCGCGCGCAGCCGGACTACAAACGCGCCGGGCTTTTGGAAAATCCCCTCTCGAACGATGAATATGTCGAAACGTGGATAGCCGAGCGATCGATGGATATCATCCGTGAACATGCTGACGAGCCATTCTTCCTCTGGTGCGGTTTCTGCGGCCCGCATGATCCCTGGGACCCGCCGGAACCGTATCGCAGCATGTATCACCCGGAGGACATGACGCTCCCTGACGAATATCCGGGATGGAAGTCGTGGCGAGAGCGATGGGATGAGGCGACACTCCGGAAGATGCGCGCATATTATTGGGGCATGGTAACGTGCATCGATGATCATATCGGGAATATCATCGCTCAGCTGAAACAGCTCACTATCTATGACGATGCGCTTATCATATTCACCACGGATCATGGGGAGTTCATGGGCGAGCGAGCGCGTACCGGCAAGGGGCTTTTCTACGAGAGCATCATACGCGTGCCGTTCATCGTGAAGCCGCCGAGGCCATTGGGAAAAGCGCTGGGGACCATTCCCGATGTCGTCGAGAA
This window contains:
- a CDS encoding glycoside hydrolase family 36 protein, giving the protein MTDIISLTVLEGSLASGKCTLRMTPNTETIRFLRTWRGMEIRPATFKFGESAVSYTFLGVMSDTGGALFSVPLPVTEAAVFRVKGDVLTISSPVAVEYAASSEGLVPLLRAYGERNRAKKVDTPVVGWNSWDNFNASVMERDIIANMDGIEKLPWLRKELSHIIVDDGWQTNWGEWSVNGKFPSGMDGLAKEIHRRGFKAGLWLAPLMVEPAAPLYQRTPECLLKDSRGNPYLINLGHTRTFYGLDVSVKKSQEFLRDTFRRVRDWGYDYLKLDFLYNQAGVLESGAHAADASWSTNRHVAEALSIIRDAVGKDVFILACNPLYELGDANINEARMTGDIASFWENSELALQALAARFFMLKTWMLGDPDFTIVRVPGKTWADGAERFHVQMAANREQDPNSGWRRGPAWDEEGMKFALAVVILSGGSIILGDHIPQLNERGLSYIKKALEYGRGEPGYPLDLNGKQYLPCVFRNDRLIAFFNPFPTPHVFDVPGIRAGKEIFTGDMCRDIVTVPPRAVRMFELR
- a CDS encoding sulfatase-like hydrolase/transferase, producing the protein MKKPPIILITTDQHRFDALGCNGNTQIRTPHIDALACDGVNFTNAIVQNTVCIPSRACLQTGRYTHQHGVTYMEQEIDTTPGLPPWEKTFMEHMQDNGYCTAATGKIHMYPEKGFHYHDLTGGKGMRWTQSTGQPIGPAPLGPNYAAWLEKKRPGAYEEIYKARRAQPDYKRAGLLENPLSNDEYVETWIAERSMDIIREHADEPFFLWCGFCGPHDPWDPPEPYRSMYHPEDMTLPDEYPGWKSWRERWDEATLRKMRAYYWGMVTCIDDHIGNIIAQLKQLTIYDDALIIFTTDHGEFMGERARTGKGLFYESIIRVPFIVKPPRPLGKALGTIPDVVENFRLAPTILDYAGVVPPASMTATTLRGAVETGTAGDMPAFSEFVSHDKKTIGKCVRTRAHKYIVWQPDGREEMYGLVNDPMEKENIAGGADFDTRSLQESLHAWMSRTEWRWNY